A DNA window from Aspergillus nidulans FGSC A4 chromosome V contains the following coding sequences:
- a CDS encoding uncharacterized protein (transcript_id=CADANIAT00003731) — protein sequence MQMAQQLPSRAFTLWHHIPRFIIQASPVLASSGAAVRQISMISGSGSLNQTEVDRSFLDANWRRFEQDYGVPHGQQAELARLAALFMFSENTVGANSEALQCLRKGAGADWRACTHYASFALMISSIEQNAGRCVSLQAYLDLLHLCP from the exons ATGCAGATGGCTCAACAACTGCCCAGTAGAGCGTTCACCCTCTGGCACCATATCCCCCGCTTCATAATCCAGGCCAGCCCAGTGCTAGCATCGAGCGGCGCCGCTGTCCGACAGATATCCATGATATCGGGGAGTGGCAGCCTCAATCAGACGGAAGTAGACCGCTCGTTCCTTGACGCGAATTGGCGTCGATTTGAGCAGGACTACGGCGTGCCTCATGGGCAACAGGCCGAGCTGGCTCGCTTAGCCGCCCTTTTCATGTTCTCCGAGAACACCGTCGGCGCGAATAGCGAGGCTTTGCAATGTTTGAGGAAAGGGGCTGGTGCGGACTGGAGAGCATGCACTCACTATGCGAGCTTTGCGCTGATGATATCTTCTATCGAGCAGAACGCCGGCAGATGCGTTAGCCTTCAGGCGTACTTG GATCTCCTGCACCTTTGCCCTTGA
- a CDS encoding uncharacterized protein (transcript_id=CADANIAT00003732), protein MRVFPVLSFLSLALIPPSLGVPSPQLRDVELPPTQQALTINLKPQQTSTRDLVSLDGLWSFALEDATNSTSAPWTAALPKGLECPVPASYNDIFVDRTIHDHVGWVYYQRTVTVPRGWADQRAFLRLESATHHGRVYVNEHLVAEHVGGYTPFEADITSLVQPGESFRLTIGVDNQLTHETIPPGDLVTSEYTGKKQQSYQHDFYNYAGLARSIWLYSVPKDQFIKDITVVPDVDWDGDAETGVVSYTVQTSNATSGPIRISILDEEGNEVATASGATGTATIPSVNLWQPGAPYLYSFTVSILSASQRLIDTYTLPIGIRTVAVGNGTILVNNEPVYLTGFGKHEDSPIRGKGHDIAYLVHDFQLLDWIGANSFRTSHYPYAEEVMEFADRQGILVIDETPAVGLAYSIGAGISTDTSRVTFAPDGINNNTRAAHAQALRELIARDKNHPSVIMWSIANEPASDEPGARAYFEPLTRLARSLDPAHRPITFANLGLATYETDTISDLFDVLCLNRYFGWYSYTGDLESAGKALHEELDGWVAKYPTKPIIISEYGADTMAGLHSVLGLIWSEEFQIELLDVYHGVFDQFQNVVGEHVWNFADFQTKEGIQRVDGNKKGVFTRDRRPKGAAFALRKRWMNMMSS, encoded by the coding sequence ATGAGGGTCTTCCCAGTGTTATCTTTCTTGTCACTCGCACTCATCCCTCCCTCGCTCGGCGTCCCGTCGCCTCAGCTCCGCGACGTCGAGCTCCCGCCAACACAACAAGCCCTAACCATCAACCTGAAACCCCAGCAGACGTCGACGAGAGACCTCGTTTCTCTCGACGGGCTGTGGTCCTTTGCCCTCGAAGACGCCACAAACAGCACCTCTGCTCCCTGGACGGCGGCGCTCCCAAAGGGCCTGGAATGTCCCGTCCCTGCATCCTACAACGACATCTTCGTCGACAGGACCATTCACGATCACGTCGGCTGGGTATACTACCAACGCACTGTGACTGTCCCACGGGGCTGGGCAGATCAGCGCGCTTTCCTCCGTCTGGAGTCAGCAACGCATCATGGCCGCGTCTATGTCAATGAGCACCTGGTTGCCGAGCATGTTGGCGGTTACACCCCGTTTGAAGCCGACATTACCTCTCTCGTGCAGCCTGGTGAAAGCTTCCGGTTGACAATCGGTGTGGACAACCAGCTGACGCACGAGACCATCCCTCCAGGTGATCTGGTGACTTCTGAGTATACAGGGAAGAAACAGCAGAGCTACCAGCACGACTTTTACAATTACGCAGGGCTGGCGAGGTCCATATGGCTCTACTCTGTGCCCAAGGATCAGTTCATCAAGGACATCACGGTCGTTCCAGATGTTGATTGGGATGGTGACGCAGAGACCGGAGTGGTGAGCTATACCGTCCAGACTTCTAACGCGACGAGTGGCCCCATCCGGATCTCAattctcgatgaagaaggaaacgAGGTCGCAACAGCGTCCGGAGCCACTGGGACAGCTACCATTCCCTCTGTCAACCTCTGGCAGCCTGGCGCTCCCTACCTATACTCCTTCACTGTCAgcatcctctccgcctcccaaCGGCTGATCGACACATACACACTGCCCATCGGTATCCGCACTGTGGCTGTCGGCAACGGCACTATCCTGGTCAACAATGAGCCGGTCTACCTGACCGGGTTTGGCAAACACGAGGATAGTCCCATCCGCGGCAAAGGCCACGACATCGCGTACCTAGTCCACGacttccagctgctggacTGGATCGGCGCGAACTCTTTCCGCACCAGCCACTATCCTTACGCGGAAGAGGTGATGGAATTTGCAGACCGCCAGGGAATTCTTGTCATTGACGAAACGCCCGCCGTCGGACTGGCGTACAGCATTGGCGCGGGCATCTCAACGGACACAAGCAGGGTGACCTTCGCGCCGGACGGGATCAACAACAATACTCGCGCAGCCCACGCCCAGGCTCTCCGGGAACTCATTGCACGGGACAAGAACCACCCCAGCGTTATCATGTGGTCGATCGCGAACGAACCCGCGTCTGATGAGCCAGGTGCGCGCGCATACTTTGAGCCCCTCACGCGGCTCGCCCGCTCCCTCGATCCCGCGCACCGGCCCATAACTTTCGCCAACCTCGGCCTGGCAACCTATGAAACCGACACAATCTCTGACTTGTTCGATGTTCTCTGCCTGAACCGATATTTCGGCTGGTACTCGTACACGGGAGACCTGGAGTCCGCCGGAAAGGCACTCCatgaggaactggacggATGGGTGGCCAAGTACCCGACCAAACCAATCATCATCAGCGAGTACGGGGCAGACACAATGGCGGGACTGCACTCTGTGCTGGGACTGATCTGGAGCGAGGAGTTCCAAATCGAGTTGCTGGATGTGTATCATGGGGTGTTCGACCAGTTCCAGAATGTGGTTGGTGAGCATGTATGGAATTTCGCGGATTTCCAAACAAAGGAGGGCATACAGCGGGTGGATGGGAacaagaagggtgtcttTACCAGAGACCGCAGACCCAAGGGGGCGGCGTTTGccttgaggaagaggtggatgaATATGATGTCGAGTTAG